Proteins from a genomic interval of Coccinella septempunctata chromosome 2, icCocSept1.1, whole genome shotgun sequence:
- the LOC123308154 gene encoding atrial natriuretic peptide receptor 1, with translation MNFECALTRIATIFLVWVSSRGVYHGSSGIQTAAKTQELKIFNIGVLIASNLDSPFDLERCGPAIDMALNEVNEKFLLQHNIQLQKVQGSFPSCSGAMAPGIAADMHFLSDVIAFIGPACLFALEPVARLAAYWNTPIITGMGDQPPSEGELSVTSGILGRLHKWNKSDSAGILKDKSNYPTLTRMSYCQCRLKLVFSSIFREFGWKHIALILDRSDLFSLTVGKNLEHGLKKEGLLTFVREIDGNENESIGNYLRDASMYARVVILSVRGVLVRKFMLVAHDLGMTKGDWIFLDVEIFQGSYWGDHNWEIGDEQDSDARTAYESLLRVSLLQPTSDKFQEFADKVKERAQTDYNYNISHREEINFVIGAFYDGVYLLGMALNETLSQGRDIRNGRMITSRMWNRDFHGITGHVRIDDNGDRDADYSILDLDPITGKFEVVAHYYGLHRRYSPVSGKKIHWPGSNEAPPPDTPRCGFMDDNPECRDHELYMLIFYGSFTLGILLVSATTLLFLLCKHMKTTADLNNMSWRIRPEDIILERGKSFGSKLALQKLNEFGITSGRASITSSSSFQTCTKLFTTIGIYKGSCVAIKKISKKKVEINKKLLWEIKQVRDITHENTVRFLGACIECPTVLIITEYCPKGSLKDVLENEAIKLDWNFRMSLIHDIVKGMVYIHGSDVAVHGKLRSTNCLIDGRFVLKISDFGLPTLTTSHQIVRNSSYYEKMLWVAPELLPLTVIPGNPATQKGDVYSFGIILEEIIVRGGPFAAARQYLELQDIISRVASKENPPFRPAIENGDCPEDLLDLMDKCWSDNPEERPNFDYIKITLRSIMKDFCENLMDDLLKRMEQYATNLEALVSEKTEELSQEKRRSEELLYQVLPRPVAQQLMAGELVQPEQFECVTIYFSDIVGFTSLCAKSTPMQVVDFLNDLYSTFDKIIGFYDVYKVETIGDAYMVVSGLPTRNGDCHAKQIGLLALAILQTVQNFTVPHSPDYQLKLRIGVHSGPVCAGVVGQKMPHYCLIGDTVNTASRMESTGEALKIHVSETTKELLEKFEIFTLECRGEVELKGKGIFTTYWLISSSEPNLCPPSVVTEDHDSPEEEKSPYPLIFMGNSVTF, from the exons ATGAATTTCGAGTGCGCCTTGACTAGAATTGCCACGATTTTTCTAGTTTGGGTTTCCTCCAGAGGTGTATATCACGGATCGTCTGGTATTCAAACAGCCGCGAAAACGCAGgagctgaaaattttcaatattggcGTACTTATCGCTTCTAATTTGGATTCCCCGTTTGATTTAGAGAGATGTGGTCCTGCCATCGATATGGCCTTAAACGAGGTCAACGAAAAGTTTCTCCTGCAGcataatattcaacttcaaaaaGTGCAAGGGAG TTTCCCATCTTGCAGTGGTGCGATGGCACCTGGGATAGCCGCAGATATGCATTTTTTATCAGATGTAATCGCTTTCATAGGACCTGCTTGCTTGTTCGCTCTGGAACCCGTTGCTCGTTTGGCAGCATACTGGAACACACCCATAATCACAGGAATGGGTGATCAG CCACCCTCTGAGGGAGAACTTTCTGTAACTTCTGGTATTCTTGGTAGGCTGCACAAATGGAATAAGAGCGATAGTGCC GGAATCCTCAAAGATAAGAGTAATTATCCAACGCTCACCCGAATGTCGTACTGTCAATGTCGATTAAAATTGGTATTTTCGAGCATCTTTAGGGAATTTGGCTGGAAGCACATAGCTCTGATATTGGACCGGTCGGACCTTTTTTCTCTAACAGTTG GTAAGAATTTAGAACACGGTTTGAAAAAAGAAGGCCTTCTCACCTTTGTACGAGAGATAGATGGCAATGAAAATGAATCCATTGGAAATTATTTACGAGATGCTAGTATGTATGCTAgag TGGTAATTTTGAGTGTCCGAGGTGTTCTTGTTAGAAAGTTTATGCTCGTTGCTCATGATCTGGGTATGACAAAGGGAGATTGGATTTTTCTTGATGTAGAAATATTTCAG GGTTCATATTGGGGAGATCACAATTGGGAAATAGGTGATGAACAAGATTCCGATGCTAGGACAGCTTACGAGAGTTTGCTAAGGGTTTCTCTGCTACAGCCAACTAGTGATAAATTTCAAGAATTCGCCGATAAAGTGAAGGAGAGAGCTCAAACTGATTATAATTACAATATCAGCCATAGAGAAGAG ATAAACTTTGTTATTGGAGCTTTCTACGATGGAGTTTATCTACTCGGAATGGCACTGAACGAAACATTGTCCCAGGGTCGAGATATAAGAAATGGTCGAATGATCACTAGCAGAATGTGGAATAGAGATTTTCACG GAATAACCGGACATGTTCGCATAGACGACAACGGTGACAGAGATGCTGACTATTCCATTCTTGATCTGGACCCGATAACCGGAAAATTCGAAGTTGTAGCTCATTATTATGGCTTGCACAGGCGATATTCCCCAGTATCGGGGAAGAAAATCCATTGGCCTGGAAGTAACGAAGCACCACCTCCAGACACCCCTAGATGTggttttatggacgataatccTGAATGCCGAGACCATG AGCTTTACATGTTGATATTTTATGGAAGTTTCACTTTGGGAATTCTTCTGGTATCAGCTACCACACTGCTTTTCTTATTATGCAA ACATATGAAAACAACAGCAGATTTGAACAATATGAGCTGGAGAATCAGACCTGAGGATATAATTTTGGAGAGAGGAAAAAGTTTCGGCTCTAAGCTTGCCCTTCAAAAACTGAATGAG TTTGGAATCACCAGCGGTAGAGCTTCCATAACGTCCTCCTCTTCTTTTCAAACATGTACAAAACTATTCACCACCATAGGTATATACAAAGGGAGTTGTGTAGCCATAAAGAAAATATCCAAGAAGAAAGTAGAGATAAATAAGAAATTGTTATGGGAAATAAAGCAAGTGAGAGATATAACCCATGAGAATACTGTACGCTTTCTGGGGGCGTGTATAGAATGTCCAACTGTTTTAATCATCACCGAGTACTGCCCAAAGGGAAGCTTGAAGGATGTTCTGGAAAATGAAGCTATAAAGTTGGATTGGAACTTCAGGATGTCTTTGATCCACGATATTGTTAAG GGCATGGTTTACATTCACGGTTCAGATGTAGCAGTTCATGGCAAGCTGAGATCCACGAACTGTTTGATAGACGGTAGATTCGTTTTAAAAATTTCAGACTTTGGTTTGCCAACTCTCACCACCTCCCATCAAATTGTGAGGAATTCATCGTACTATGAGA aaatgcTTTGGGTTGCCCCGGAGTTACTACCCCTCACTGTTATTCCAGGAAACCCAGCCACTCAAAAAGGTGACGTTTATAGTTTTGGAATCATTTTGGAAGAGATCATTGTGAGAGGAGGACCTTTTGCTGCTGCCAGGCAGTACCTCGAGCTTCAAG ATATAATATCTAGGGTAGCATCCAAGGAAAATCCCCCCTTCAGGCCAGCAATTGAAAACGGAGATTGCCCAGAAGATCTACTTGATTTGATGGACAAGTGCTGGAGTGACAACCCAGAGGAAAGGCCTAATTTTGATTACATCAAAATCACGCTTCGAAGTATCATGAA agatttcTGCGAAAATCTCATGGACGATCTGCTCAAACGTATGGAACAATACGCCACCAACTTGGAGGCGCTGGTGAGTGAAAAGACTGAAGAGCTCAGCCAGGAGAAACGGAGATCTGAGGAACTACTATACCAAGTCCTTCCAAGACCGGTAGCGCAACAACTGATGGCTGGAGAATTGGTGCAGCCAGAGCAGTTCGAATGTGTCACCATCTATTTTAGTGATATTGTCGGGTTCACATCCCTTTGTGCCAAAAGTACGCCAATGCAG GTGGTTGATTTTTTGAACGATCTGTACAGCACCTTCGATAAGATAATCGGCTTCTACGATGTCTATAAA GTAGAAACTATTGGTGATGCGTACATGGTAGTTTCTGGTCTACCAACTAGAAACGGAGATTGTCACGCAAAACAGATTGGACTTTTGGCTTTAGCCATTCTCCAGACCGTACAAAATTTCACCGTTCCTCATAGTCCAGATTATCAGCTGAAACTCAGAATAGGTGTGCATTCTGGTCCAGTCTGCGCTGGAGTTGTTGGTCAGAAGATGCCCCATTACTGTCTAATCGGGGATACTGTCAATACAGCCAGTAGGATGGAGAGCACTGGAGAGG CACTGAAGATTCACGTCAGTGAAACTACCAAGGAACTcttggaaaaattcgaaatattcacattggAATGTAGGGGAGAGGTCGAACTCAAAGGAAAAGGAATATTCACCACCTACTGGTTAATTTCTAGCTCCGAACCTAATCTCTGTCCCCCATCAGTTGTAACGGAAGACCATGATTCTCCCGAAGAAGAAAAAAGTCCTTATCCGTTGATTTTCATGGGAAACTCAGTtacattctga